From the Chitinophaga lutea genome, the window TGGCGGAGGAGCTGTTTTTTATCGAGGATGTTGATCTGTTTGAGGAATTTGCCCCGGGCCATTTCGCGGCGGATGTCGAACACCACGTTGTCTTTTTCCTTCACTTCATCTACCACCAGGTGGGCGGCCACATACACGCTGTTGAGATAATCGAGCACCAGCCGGCCCCCGGGCTTCAGTGAATTGGCCAGCGTGCGCAGGGCGTTTTCGTTTTCGTGCCGGCTCTCGAAATAACCGAAGCTGGTGAAGAAGTTAAACACCACGTCGAAGTAGTTGATGCGGAACGGCAGGCGCATGTCGTGCTGGAAAAAACTGAGATGGTCGTTCTCGAGCTTGCGCGCGGCGGCGATGCTCTCTTCAGACAGGTCGATGCCGGTTACGTTGTAGCCTTTGTCGGCCAGGTATTTGGCATGCCGCCCCTTCCCGCAGGCCACATCGAGCATGGTGGCGCCCGGCGAGGGGTGCAGGTAATCCACCAGCTTGTCTATGAACGACGCCGCCTCCTTCTCATCCCGGTTGCTGTACAGCAGGTGATAATAAGGAGAATTAAACCAGTCTTTGAACCATTGTTTCGTGACTTCCATTCGCTGCTACTTCTTGTTATTAAACATCAAATATCGGGCGCTTTCGTAAAATCCGCGCGTTAAGTTATCCATATCACGCGCCAGCCCGGGATTTTGCTGCGCCACATTCTTCAGGGCGTCGGCTTTCAGGTCGTACAGCCCGGTATGGCCGGTCTTCGAATCCACTTCGTACAGGTATTGCCCGTTGATGGCGCCCATATAGGTGCCTCCGCCCCGCACGTACTGGATGAAGGCAAAACGTTGTGCCGCCCCCGTTGTATCGGTGAGGTCGCGCCCCAGGGTGTAATTGGTGTAAGGCATGCCCACCATCCCGGCTACCGTGGGGTACACGTCGAGCAGGCTCCCGGCGCGCTGCACCCGTTGCGGGGCCAGCGTTCTGGGATTGTACACGATGCACGGCACATGCGTCACATACGTGGCCATCTCGAATTCGGGGATGGGCATGAACTGATAGGCGTCGAGCCGGGCGCTGTGGTCGCCGAAAAATACAAAAATGGTATTGTCGAGGTAACCCGATTGTTTGGCCAGTTTCATCAGGTGCCCGATGTTGTAATCGAGGTAACGCAGGGCGTTGAACTGGTCGATGTTCACAAAACCGGAAGCCTTCAGCTGTCTGGCGTCTATTTCCCTGCTGGTGAGTTTTTTGAAGTCGCCCGCCCCGCTGGTGGTGGTGTAGGGCTCGTGGTTGTCGGCCGTTTGCAGGAAGGCCACGAACGGCTTTTTGCTGTCGTGCGCCTTTTTGAAGATCTCGTCCGCTTCGGTGATCAGGTCGTAATCGGCTACGCCCCACACGTCGGCTTTGGGGGCTTTGAAATATCCTTCCTCGAAAATCTGCAGGCCTTCCACGTTGTTGGTGAACACGGCGCGGATATTGGCCCAGTTGGTATTGCCGCCCAGCAGGTAATATTTTTCATACCCTTCGAACTGGTCCATCACCACCCGCTGGTCTACAATGGCGGGGTTGCGCGAGGCGGTTTTGACGCGCACCACGTCGGGCAGGCCGGTGGTTACCCCGAACACCGTGCGGGCGGTGCTCATGGCGGGCACATAAAAGTTTTCGTACAGCACGCCCTGGTCCGCCAGCTGCTGGAGGTTGGGCGTGGC encodes:
- a CDS encoding class I SAM-dependent methyltransferase, which produces MEVTKQWFKDWFNSPYYHLLYSNRDEKEAASFIDKLVDYLHPSPGATMLDVACGKGRHAKYLADKGYNVTGIDLSEESIAAARKLENDHLSFFQHDMRLPFRINYFDVVFNFFTSFGYFESRHENENALRTLANSLKPGGRLVLDYLNSVYVAAHLVVDEVKEKDNVVFDIRREMARGKFLKQINILDKKQLLRHEYTESVSAFSRTDFEEMFAMQGMEITDVFGDYHFNAFDEQHSPRLVMIAQKIKG
- a CDS encoding LTA synthase family protein, which encodes MQTLYLFGFLVVFRLIFFFFFFSSTIRESGIIAKAWYLGLKFDMRLALIIMIPVALIAVVARDRLFGTGALRRINFWYFFIIYLLLTLFYVIDLGHYSYLGIRLEPSVTRFLASGERATNARMMWESYPVVWGLLGMVVLMTFIRFSYRSIYRRYAGKEGTPVRPWGYAGWVVLMVVLFGAGIYGNFAYFPLRWSQAMFTRDNAVTSLALNPVLHFAANFNLQADTFDEAATRKYYPYIAGYLGVEQPDAKTLKFSRSVPGDASKPKQNIIIVMMESVGASMTSMFGNPMQATPNLQQLADQGVLYENFYVPAMSTARTVFGVTTGLPDVVRVKTASRNPAIVDQRVVMDQFEGYEKYYLLGGNTNWANIRAVFTNNVEGLQIFEEGYFKAPKADVWGVADYDLITEADEIFKKAHDSKKPFVAFLQTADNHEPYTTTSGAGDFKKLTSREIDARQLKASGFVNIDQFNALRYLDYNIGHLMKLAKQSGYLDNTIFVFFGDHSARLDAYQFMPIPEFEMATYVTHVPCIVYNPRTLAPQRVQRAGSLLDVYPTVAGMVGMPYTNYTLGRDLTDTTGAAQRFAFIQYVRGGGTYMGAINGQYLYEVDSKTGHTGLYDLKADALKNVAQQNPGLARDMDNLTRGFYESARYLMFNNKK